A genomic stretch from Vibrio coralliilyticus includes:
- a CDS encoding RidA family protein, protein MNTQTQKHPVKTSLFASKAPLEWAIVNNGTLYTAQIPIDATGAVVEGGIEAQTRQTFNNLVHTLECAGESLDSVLQVLIYVTDREYLKTVNQVYAEYFDAPYPNRAAMVVAGLAREEMLVEFVVYASANQAQ, encoded by the coding sequence GTGAATACTCAAACTCAAAAACACCCAGTCAAAACATCACTGTTCGCCTCAAAGGCTCCTCTCGAATGGGCGATTGTTAACAATGGCACTCTCTACACCGCGCAAATCCCGATTGATGCCACTGGTGCTGTCGTGGAAGGGGGTATTGAAGCGCAAACCCGTCAGACATTTAACAACTTAGTGCACACCCTAGAATGCGCAGGCGAGTCACTGGACTCTGTTCTGCAAGTGCTGATTTACGTGACTGACCGTGAATACCTCAAAACGGTTAACCAAGTTTACGCCGAGTACTTTGACGCGCCGTACCCAAATCGCGCTGCCATGGTCGTTGCTGGCCTAGCAAGAGAAGAGATGTTGGTGGAGTTTGTCGTTTACGCTTCTGCGAACCAAGCCCAGTAA
- a CDS encoding LysR family transcriptional regulator, whose protein sequence is MSIKFQQLKHFVMVVEEGGFRAASHRANRSQAALSTSIKELEKILGQALFEAGNKAKLTPFGEICLPKIIQFLNIYTALDNDLRAAAAGQQGRVKIASVPSVAAKLIPSVLGAFCEQHPNVEVSLIDDNAAGVEARLLSGEVDLALGNPSHLDDNNMTFTPLLSDPIGVVCLSDNPIATSREGIEWQTLLKQPFIRNGTCTLLDPTPARALSQQALYSVENITSLFSVLELGIGVTTLPKLAFPTNETRLVWIPLIDPPLERQIGIFTLSDRTISPQAQAFHDLCVEYLSYQDEDSQD, encoded by the coding sequence TTGAGCATCAAATTTCAACAATTAAAGCATTTTGTGATGGTGGTCGAAGAAGGCGGTTTTCGCGCGGCGTCACATCGCGCCAACCGTTCTCAGGCCGCATTATCCACATCAATAAAAGAGCTGGAAAAGATATTGGGACAAGCATTATTCGAAGCGGGTAATAAAGCCAAATTAACCCCATTTGGCGAAATCTGTTTGCCGAAGATCATTCAGTTTCTCAATATCTACACAGCACTAGACAATGATTTGCGTGCTGCCGCAGCCGGCCAGCAAGGGCGGGTAAAAATCGCCAGTGTGCCTTCTGTTGCCGCTAAACTCATTCCGAGCGTTTTAGGGGCATTCTGCGAGCAACACCCAAACGTAGAAGTCAGTTTGATTGATGACAATGCCGCAGGGGTCGAAGCGAGATTACTCTCTGGCGAGGTTGATTTAGCACTGGGAAACCCGTCTCATCTCGATGATAACAACATGACGTTCACGCCTTTATTGTCGGACCCGATTGGTGTGGTGTGTTTGAGTGATAATCCGATTGCGACTAGCCGAGAAGGTATTGAGTGGCAAACACTGCTCAAGCAGCCGTTTATTCGTAACGGGACCTGCACTTTGCTCGATCCAACGCCTGCTCGCGCTCTAAGTCAGCAAGCCCTTTACTCGGTAGAGAACATTACCTCGCTGTTTTCCGTATTAGAACTAGGCATCGGTGTCACAACCCTGCCGAAATTGGCCTTCCCTACCAATGAAACCCGATTGGTGTGGATACCGCTTATCGACCCGCCATTGGAAAGACAAATCGGTATCTTCACGCTCAGCGACCGAACCATTTCTCCGCAGGCACAAGCGTTTCACGATTTATGTGTGGAGTACTTAAGCTATCAGGATGAGGACAGTCAGGATTGA